CACTTTCTCACCTATATAATCACCATATGTATCCTGAACTGTTGAATCTAGAACATCATCTGCTTCATCAATCAGTTCCCTAATGCGTTCGACATACCGCTTCATTTTGTACTTCATTGTGCTCTCCTTTCGAAACCAAGTCTCATGTTTTGTCTAACGCCACTGTTTCTACATTGCATCAATCCCCCCTTTGCCATATGGGTTTACGCATTGCGACAATATGCATTTTATTGCAGGGTTGACGCATTGCGACAATACACTTACGGTTTTGATGCGTTTATATACTTTTGTTTTATCTTATATACGCAAAGAAGACCAACTGCTTTATGGAATAAATAGTAAGGCCTTGGTGACACTTTTATTCTGCGTTGGTCTGTGTATTCTATATTTTGTTGTACTGTATTTTTTGGTTAAAAATGATTGCTCTGGTGCTATTAAGCTCGCCATTTGATTTTCCCCCATCAATAATTTACTCACCTAGTTATTATTTTACCATATTTTGATATATCTTCCAACAACAGATGCCCCTTTTGTACAAAAAAAAGCTGAAAGCCTTTTCATGGGCTTCAGCGTTTTTATATTGAGTCTTATTCTCCACCGATTTCTTCCATTAAGTATGGTGTCATCTGGTAGACGTAATAGTTTAGCCAGTTTGAGTATAGAAGGTGCGCATGGGACTTCCAGGTAGATTCCGGTTCTTTGGATACATCATCATCAGGAAAATACCTGTGCGGAGGATGCGGATTCATCCCCTTGGATTGATCCCGTTCATATTCTTGCTTAAGGGTATCTGAATCATATTCTGAATGACCTGTCACAAAAATCTGCTTCTCGTCTTTAGATACAGCAATGTATAGTCCGGCTTCTTTTGATGTTGAAATCAAGCGAATCTGATCATGTTCTAGCACATCATCTACCGATACCGTCGTATGTCTCGAGTGTGGCACCATAAATTCATGGTCAAACCCACGTACCAACGGACAGTATGGATCACTGACAGAATGTTTGAACACACCATGGAGCTTATTTTTTAGAGGTATCTTATGAATACCGTAGTGATAATAGAGTCCTGCCTGCGCTCCCCAGCAGATATGGAAGGTGGAGGTTACGTGCTTCTTGGTCCATTCCATGATTTCTGTTAGCTCTTCCCAATAGGTTACCTCTTCAAAAGGCAAGTTCTCCACTGGTGCTCCTGTTATAATCATTCCATCAAACTTTTTATTCTTTATGTGATCAAAAGTTGTGTAGAACGAACGCAGATGTTCAATCGGGGTATTTTTGGATTGATGTGTTTTTGGCATCAACAAGGTTACCTCAATTTGCAGGGGTGAATTACTCAACATTCGTAATAGCTGGGTCTCTGTCTGCTCTTTTAGAGGCATCAGATTGAGGATGGCAATATGCAAAGGACGTATATCCTGATGCATTGCACGCTTGTCATCCATGATGAAGATATTCTCATCTTGTAAAATCTGTTTTGCCGGCAAATCATTGGGTATCTTAATGGGCATTGTCTATCACCTATCTTCCGTTTTTTTATTTATTCACTAATTGCCTCATAGATTGATTTTCCTGGAGGAACCATTGGATATACGTTGGATGCTTGGTCAACGATACAGTTAACAACCACCGTCTTATCTGATTCAAATACTTTTTGTAATACCGTATCAACGGAGTCCACTGAATCAATGATAAAACCTTCTGCCCCCATGGACATGGCAAATCCGATATAGTCCATGTCTTCATCAAAGTGGGTTGCTGAAAAACGCTGATCATAGAACAAGTCTTGCCATTGACGTACCATCCCTAGAGCGCGATTATTCATGACAAATATTTTAATCGGCAGCTTATTTTTAGTCGCTGTCAACACCTCGTTAAAGTTCATCTTAAAGGATCCGTCTCCTGTTATCATTAAGACCT
This sequence is a window from Vallitaleaceae bacterium 9-2. Protein-coding genes within it:
- the metA gene encoding homoserine O-succinyltransferase; the protein is MPIKIPNDLPAKQILQDENIFIMDDKRAMHQDIRPLHIAILNLMPLKEQTETQLLRMLSNSPLQIEVTLLMPKTHQSKNTPIEHLRSFYTTFDHIKNKKFDGMIITGAPVENLPFEEVTYWEELTEIMEWTKKHVTSTFHICWGAQAGLYYHYGIHKIPLKNKLHGVFKHSVSDPYCPLVRGFDHEFMVPHSRHTTVSVDDVLEHDQIRLISTSKEAGLYIAVSKDEKQIFVTGHSEYDSDTLKQEYERDQSKGMNPHPPHRYFPDDDVSKEPESTWKSHAHLLYSNWLNYYVYQMTPYLMEEIGGE